The Bacillota bacterium region GCACCTCTTCCCCCTTCCCGATGGTTCCGGGGTGCGGGTCACGGTGGCCAAGTACTACACGCCCAGCGGGGCGTCCATCCATAAAGTCGGTCTTACCCCTGACGTAGAAGTGGTCCTCCCCCAGGGCGAGATGCCCGTGGCGCCCGTGGACGGGAACAAACTCGATGCCCAGGTGGCTAAGGCTCTGGAAGTGGTGAAGGGCCTCCTGGGAGAGCGGTGATGGAATGCGTCCATTTCTGGACCTGGGGCTGGCCATCCTGCGGGTCCTGCCGTCTGCCCTGTTCGAGCCCACGTACGCCATAGCTTTCTGGCTGGTGGTCCTCCTCGTGTTCTTCCAGTACCGTCGGGTGGCGGGCATGGAAGAGCGCCTGTACGGGTTCGTGAAGAACCAGCCCGGCCACCAGACCATCCTGGCCGCCGCCCAGGGCCTGGTAGGCGGGTTGATCGGCAGCTTCATCCTGGTGTTCGTGGGGGTATCCCTATCGGGGGCTGGTATCCAGTACCTGCTGCCGGTAGCCCTGCTCCTGTACGTGCTCAGCCCGCGCCTCATGTGCTTCTCGTACGCGGGCGGGATTGTTGCCGTCCTCTACCTGCTGTTTGGCTTCCCCCCGGTGAGCGTGGGTGGCATCATGGCCCTGGTGGGGATCCTGCACCTCACCGAGAGCCTCCTCATCTGGCTGAGCGGTCATACCTGTGCCACCCCGGTGGTGATCCGCAATCAACGGCGGGAGCTGGTGGGGGCGTTCAGCCTGCAAAAGTTCTGGCCCGTCCCCATCGTGGTGCTGGTGTTGCTGGCGGTTCCCGACCCCAGCCAACTGGGCGGGCTCATCGAGATGCCGGACTGGTGGCCCCTCCTGCGCGCCGACCGGTTGGTGAACCCGGACACCGCCGTCTACGCCCTGCTGCCGGTGATGGCCGCGGTTGGTTACGCCGAGGTGGCGATCACCGATCTGCCCCGCCAGGTGAGCCGGCGCACGGCGGTGCGTCTGGCCGGGTACAGCGTGGCGTTGCTGGTGCTGGCGGTGGCGGCATCCCGGGCAGCCTGGATGGAGTGGCCGGCCGCGCTGTTTGGCCCCCTCGGCCATGAGGTGGTGGTGCGCCGGTCCCTGCGACGGGAGATGAGGGGGGAGCCCTGGCTGCGGCCCACGGGGGCGGGGGTAAGGATCCTGGACGTGATGCCGGGGTCGCCGGCATCTCAGATGGGCCTGGGTCCGGGTGACACCCTGTTGGCGATCAACGGGGAGCCCGTGCATGCAGGCCATCACATTCACGAGATCCTGGGGCAACCTTACCTGTGGCTCGAACTCACGGTCAGGCGGCCCGACGGGCAGTTGCAGCGGCTGGTGTGGCGGGGCCAGGTAGAGCGCCTGGGGATTATCCCGCTGCCAGGGCCCGGAGAAGCGACGGAGGCTCAGGTGCGACCTGCCCGTTCGCCCCTGCTACAGTTGCTGGAAGGCTGGTGGCGACGGTTGCATAGCCGGCGCTGACGCAGGTCGGGCGCGCGGTGATGGTGCGGGTCGCAAGGCGTTGAGGGGAGATGGGCGGTGCAGTTCCGCCTGGTATCGGACTTCAGGCCGCGTGGTGACCAGCCGGAGGCGATCGCCCGGCTGGTCGAGGGCCTCAAGAAAGGCTACCGTCACCAGACGTTGCTGGGGATCACCGGTAGCGGAAAGACCTACGTTGCCTCCCAGGTGATTGCCCACGTGCAGCGGCCCGCCCTGGTCATCTCCCACAACAAGATCCTGGCCGCCCAGTTGTGCTCGGAGTTCAAGGAATTCTTCCCGGAAAACGCGGTGGAATACTTCGTCAGCTACTACGACTACTACCAGCCCGAGGCGTACCTACCCCAAACCGACACCTATATCGAGAAGGACACCCTGATCAACGACGAGATTGACAAGCTTCGCCACGCCGCCACCACTGCCCTGTTCGAGCGGCGGGACGTGATCGTGGTGGCGTCGGTGTCGTGCATATACGGCTTGGGCGATCCCTCCGACTACCGCGACCTCTGCCTGTCGCTGCGCGTGGGCCAGCGTCGCAGCCGGGACGAGATCCTGCGCAAGCTGGTGGACATCCAGTACGAGCGCAACGACATCAACTTCGTGCGGGGGAAGTTCCGGGTGCGGGGAGACGTGATCGAGGTATTCCCGGCCTCGTATACGGAACGGGCGGTGCGCATCGAGCTTTTCGGAGACGAGATCGAGCGCATCACCGAAGTGGACGTGCTCACGGGCGAGGTGCTGGGGGAGCGCTACCACGTGGCCATCTTCCCGGCCAGCCACTACGTGACCACCGATGAGAAGATGGAGCGAGCCATCGCCTCCATCGAGGCGGAGCTGGCCGAGCGGCTGGAATACTTCCGGTCGCGGGGCAAGCTGCTGGAGGCCCAGCGTCTGGAGCAGCGCACCCGTTACGACCTGGAGATGCTGCGGGAAGTGGGGTACTGTCCGGGCATCGAGAACTATTCCCGCCACCTGACGGGGCGGCGGCCGGGAGAGCCGCCCTACACGCTGCTGGACTTCTTTCCCGAGGACTACCTGCTCATCATCGACGAATCCCATGTGACCATCCCCCAGTTGCGCGCCATGTACCACGGCGATCGCACCCGCAAGGATTCCCTGGTGGAGTATGGATTCCGTCTTCCGTCGGCCTACGACAACCGTCCCCTCACCTTCGAGGAATTCGAAAACCGGGTGGGCCAGGTTATATACATGTCGGCCACCCCCGGCCCCTACGAACTGGAGAAGTCGGAGCAGGTGGTGGAGTTGGTGGTGCGCCCCACGGGCCTGGTGGACCCCGAGGTGGAGGTGCGCCCCACCCGCGGGCAGGTGGATGACCTGCTGGGGGAAATCCGCAAGCGGGTGGCCAAGAACCAGCGAGTACTGGTGACCACCCTCACCAAGCGGATGGCCGAGGACCTGAGCGATTACCTGCGGGAGATGGGCGTGCGGGTGCGCTATATGCACTCGGAGGTGGACACCCTGGAGCGCATGGAGTTAGTGCGGGATCTGCGCCTGGGCGCCTTCGACGTGCTGGTGGGCATCAACCTGCTGCGGGAAGGGCTCGACCTGCCCGAGGTTTCCCTGGTGGCCATCCTGGATGCCGATCAGGAAGGGTTCCTGCGCTCGGACACTGCCCTCATCCAGACCATTGGCCGGGCGGCGCGCAATGCCGAGGGCCGGGTGATCATGTACGCCGACACCATCACCGATTCCATGCGCCGGGCCATAGAGGAGACAGAGCGACGCCGGCGCAAGCAGATCGAGTACAACCGGCGCCACGGGATCACCCCGCAGACCGTCAAGAAGGCCGTGCGGGAAGTCATCGAGGCTACCCGGGTGGCCCAGAAGGGCCCCGAATACCTGGTGGGCAAGGATCTCCGCGAGATTGCCCCCCGGGACATTCCCGCCCTGGTGGCGAGGCTTCAGAAAGAAATGAAGGAGGCGGCCCGCCGCCTGGAGTTCGAGCACGCCGCCACCCTGCGCGACATGATATTCGAGCTAGAGCAACGCGCCGCCGCCTCCGCCGTTCCCATCCGGAGGTGCCTGGCCCAAGCTGGCTCCCACCCAGGCCCTGCCGGCACCCCACGCAATGTCGGCCCCGGCACGCGCGCCCCTGATGGCGGCCGCGACGGCACGCAAGCCGAGCCTGCCGGTTGCCCGGGAGGGGGTCAAGGGCGTGGCGCAGCCCGGCAGCACGTCCTCAGGTGCGGAGGCGGGGGTCGAGGGCGTCGCGGAGGCCGTCGCCGAACAGGTTGAAGCCAAGTACCACCAGCATGATGGCCAGGCCCGGATAGGTACATACGTGGGGGTGGGTGGTGAGGAAGCGGCGGCCGTCGGCCAGCATGAGCCCCCACTCCGGCTGGGGCCGCTGGGCGCCGAGGCCCAGGAATCCCAGGGCGGCTGCCTCCAGGATGGCGCTCCCCACCCCCAGGGTAGCCTGCACTATGAGGGGTGCGAGCGTGTTGGGGAGCACATGGCGTGCCAGCACACGCAGTTCGCGGTTGCCCACCGCGCGGGCGGCCTGCACGTATTCTGTTTCCTTGATGGCCAGTATCGATCCCCGTACCAGGCGGGCGTAAGTGGGTACTCCCACGATGCCTACGGCGATCATGCAGTTGACCAGGCCCGGCCCCATCATGGCCATGATGGCGATGGCCAGCAGGATGCTCGGGAAAGCCAGCATGATGTCCATGATGCGCATGATGATGGAGTCGGCGCGGCCGCCGTAAAAGCCGGCGATGGATCCCAGAACCACCCCTATGCTGAGCCCGATTCCCACCGCGATCACGCCCACCTGCAGGGTGATGCGGGTGCCGTAGATGATGCGACTCAAGATGTCCCGCCCCAGGTCGTCGGTGCCGAGCAGGTGGCGGGAACTCGGACCCTGTAGTTGCTCGGGCATGTTCCCGGCCGTGGGGGAGTAGGGGGCCAGCCAGGGAGCGAAGAGGGCGGTGAGCACGAGCAGCACTGCGATACCCAGGCCAGCCATGGCGGCGGGGTTGCGGCGCAGCCTCCTCCACACTTCCGGGCTGCGCCTGGGCCGTGCAGCCCCGGAGGCCCTATTGGTAGCGGATGCGGGGGTCGAGGAAGACATAGATCACGTCCACCAGGAGGTTCACCAGCACGAAGCCGGTGGCGATGAGCAAAACCACGCCCTGCACCTGGGGGTAGTCGCGGGAGTAGATGGCGTCCACGGCGAACTTGCCCAGGCCTGGCCACGAGAAAATGGTTTCGGTGAGGACGGCCCCTCCCAGGAGGCGTCCCACGGTGAGTCCCACCACGGTGACTACGGGGATGAGAGCGTTCTTGAGGGCGTGCTTGTAGATGACCACCCGCTCCGCCAGGCCTTTCGACCGGGCGGTGCGGATGTAATCCTGCCTGATCACCTCCAGCATGCTGGACCGCGTCATGCGGGCAATGATGGCCATCTGGATGGCCCCCAGGGCCACGCTGGGGAGAACCAGGTGCGCCAGGGCGTCCCAGAAGGCGGTGCTGTTGCGCGTGAGAATGGCATCCAGGAGATGCAGGCCGGTTATGGAGGTCAGGTGCACGTCTACGGAAAGGCGCCCCGAAAGCGGCAGCCATCCCAGGGCGACCCCGAACAGGAAGATGAGCATGAGCCCCAGCCAGAAGACGGGCATGGAAACCCCCGCCACCGCCAGGACCATGCTCAGGTTGTCCCACACCGAGTACTGGCGGACGGCGGCGATGACACCCAGGAGCACCCCCGCGGTTACCGCCAGGAGGAGGGCACAGATGGTCAGTTCCAGGGTGGCGGGGAAACGCACCGCTATCTCTCGCGTGACCTTCTCCTGCGTGCGGATGGAACGTCCCAGGTCCCCCTGCACTGCCCGGGCCAGGAAGCGGCCGTACTGGATGTACAGGGGGTCGTAGAGGCCCAGTTCCCGGCGCAATTCTTCCGCTCGCTGGGGAGATGCCTTTTCCCCCAGCATCACCAGCACGGGGTCACCCGGGATGAGATGCATGATCAGAAAGACGACGACGGAGATCCCCAGCAAGACCGGGATTATGGCGATGAGGCGTCGTAGGATGTAGCTCGTCATGTCTGCTGGAGATCCCCCGTACGTGTGGAGGGGGGCCGGCCCCGGCGTGCCCTGGCAGGAGTTACGCCCCGGCGCCGGTCACCCGGCCCCCGTCCCGGTTACTTCGGCATCGCTACGTCCTTCAGGAAGAAGAGGGTGAGCGGGCTCTGGGTGAACCCTGTCACGCCCTTGCGCAGCACCACCATGTCCTGAGTGTGGGTGAGGAACACCCAGGGGGCGTCCTTCACGATCAGGTCCACCGCCTGCCGGTACAGGTCGGCCCGGGTGGGCTCGTCCGTGGTCTGCTGGGCCTTCAGCAGCAGTTCGTCGACCTTGGGGTTGGAGTACCTGGCCCGGTTGCCGCCCGGGATGGTATCACTGCTCAGCAGTGCGTACAGGAAGTTGTCCACGTCGCCGTTGTCACCCATCCACCCCAGGAAGAAGGGGCCGTCGAAGCCTTTCTCGGCCTTGCTTTGAGCCAGGTACGAGGTCCACTCCATGGTCTGGATGGTGCAGGTGATGCCCACCTTCTCCAGGTCGGCGGCTACCGCTTCGGCCAGCTTGGCTCCCACCGGATTGTAAGCGCGCGGGTTCGGGTAGCACCACAGGTTGATCTTCATGCCCTTGG contains the following coding sequences:
- a CDS encoding PDZ domain-containing protein; the encoded protein is MRPFLDLGLAILRVLPSALFEPTYAIAFWLVVLLVFFQYRRVAGMEERLYGFVKNQPGHQTILAAAQGLVGGLIGSFILVFVGVSLSGAGIQYLLPVALLLYVLSPRLMCFSYAGGIVAVLYLLFGFPPVSVGGIMALVGILHLTESLLIWLSGHTCATPVVIRNQRRELVGAFSLQKFWPVPIVVLVLLAVPDPSQLGGLIEMPDWWPLLRADRLVNPDTAVYALLPVMAAVGYAEVAITDLPRQVSRRTAVRLAGYSVALLVLAVAASRAAWMEWPAALFGPLGHEVVVRRSLRREMRGEPWLRPTGAGVRILDVMPGSPASQMGLGPGDTLLAINGEPVHAGHHIHEILGQPYLWLELTVRRPDGQLQRLVWRGQVERLGIIPLPGPGEATEAQVRPARSPLLQLLEGWWRRLHSRR
- the uvrB gene encoding excinuclease ABC subunit UvrB; this translates as MQFRLVSDFRPRGDQPEAIARLVEGLKKGYRHQTLLGITGSGKTYVASQVIAHVQRPALVISHNKILAAQLCSEFKEFFPENAVEYFVSYYDYYQPEAYLPQTDTYIEKDTLINDEIDKLRHAATTALFERRDVIVVASVSCIYGLGDPSDYRDLCLSLRVGQRRSRDEILRKLVDIQYERNDINFVRGKFRVRGDVIEVFPASYTERAVRIELFGDEIERITEVDVLTGEVLGERYHVAIFPASHYVTTDEKMERAIASIEAELAERLEYFRSRGKLLEAQRLEQRTRYDLEMLREVGYCPGIENYSRHLTGRRPGEPPYTLLDFFPEDYLLIIDESHVTIPQLRAMYHGDRTRKDSLVEYGFRLPSAYDNRPLTFEEFENRVGQVIYMSATPGPYELEKSEQVVELVVRPTGLVDPEVEVRPTRGQVDDLLGEIRKRVAKNQRVLVTTLTKRMAEDLSDYLREMGVRVRYMHSEVDTLERMELVRDLRLGAFDVLVGINLLREGLDLPEVSLVAILDADQEGFLRSDTALIQTIGRAARNAEGRVIMYADTITDSMRRAIEETERRRRKQIEYNRRHGITPQTVKKAVREVIEATRVAQKGPEYLVGKDLREIAPRDIPALVARLQKEMKEAARRLEFEHAATLRDMIFELEQRAAASAVPIRRCLAQAGSHPGPAGTPRNVGPGTRAPDGGRDGTQAEPAGCPGGGQGRGAARQHVLRCGGGGRGRRGGRRRTG
- the nikC gene encoding nickel transporter permease, whose protein sequence is MWRRLRRNPAAMAGLGIAVLLVLTALFAPWLAPYSPTAGNMPEQLQGPSSRHLLGTDDLGRDILSRIIYGTRITLQVGVIAVGIGLSIGVVLGSIAGFYGGRADSIIMRIMDIMLAFPSILLAIAIMAMMGPGLVNCMIAVGIVGVPTYARLVRGSILAIKETEYVQAARAVGNRELRVLARHVLPNTLAPLIVQATLGVGSAILEAAALGFLGLGAQRPQPEWGLMLADGRRFLTTHPHVCTYPGLAIMLVVLGFNLFGDGLRDALDPRLRT
- a CDS encoding ABC transporter permease, whose amino-acid sequence is MTSYILRRLIAIIPVLLGISVVVFLIMHLIPGDPVLVMLGEKASPQRAEELRRELGLYDPLYIQYGRFLARAVQGDLGRSIRTQEKVTREIAVRFPATLELTICALLLAVTAGVLLGVIAAVRQYSVWDNLSMVLAVAGVSMPVFWLGLMLIFLFGVALGWLPLSGRLSVDVHLTSITGLHLLDAILTRNSTAFWDALAHLVLPSVALGAIQMAIIARMTRSSMLEVIRQDYIRTARSKGLAERVVIYKHALKNALIPVVTVVGLTVGRLLGGAVLTETIFSWPGLGKFAVDAIYSRDYPQVQGVVLLIATGFVLVNLLVDVIYVFLDPRIRYQ